CCTTTTATCGAGTCGTTTAACGACATGTTAGTTTCAACACATACGTTCTTCCATCAGCATTTTTCTCTTCAATGATTAGCTGCTTAAAATGTAATAAAAAGGTAGTTTTCTGGTTTCATAATGTAGTAGAAAGAGCATGATTTGGAGTAAGAATATGTAAAAATCATTAAGTTTACAAATTTGTATACATGTAAACAATAACGTACACAATTGTATACAAAAAAGTATACATGTACACAAACAAGTACACATGTTGATATAAAGGTATGTGTACAATTAATGTGTACAACGATACAAAAATGTGTACAAATCAACAAACTCGCTCTTTCTATAATCGATAGAAAAGTAGGATTGACCAGAGGCGGGAAATTGTATACTCTGAGAGTAAGAGTTGAAATGTTTTGACAAATTCTTACTCATGAATGAAAGGATGATTTTTTAATGACGAATTCTCGCATTGCAGCCATTGATGTTGGTAATGATTCTTTAAAAGGTATTTTTGGAAAAATGGACGCTGAGGTGAATATTCCGAACGTCATCGCAAGGGATGTTGAAGACCGTCCGATCATCGGTATCGAGGAGCTGGATACGCAAGACCCACTAGACGGCATACATATCCGTGTCCACTCCCCTGCCCTGAAAGACAATAATGCCATTTATCGTGTCGGTAATCTTGCGACAAAGAGCAATAACTCGACTGAACTGGATCCGGGCAGCAGTAAATCAGAAGAAGATCAAACATTGGTCATGCTGTTTGCTTCTATCGCTTTGGATGCAGCCCGTAACGGATCGGATTTTAAAAAGAATAATAATGTAATCGAAGCAAACTATACGCTTGGAACAGGTCTTCCCCTACGTGAAGTAAAGGAAGGAAAAGATGTTGGATACCGTTCAAGATTAGTAGGTTCGGTTCACCAGGTCGAGTTCCTTGTCACTCCACGCTATCAAGGCATCAAAGTGAATATTAAATTTGATGAAGTAAAGGTTTATCCTGAAGGATTTGCTGCTTTCATCAACCTTGTGATGGATAATAATTCAAACATCATCAACAAAGATTTGATTGATAAGCGCATCTTGATTCAGGATATCGGTGGATTATCAACAGATATCGCGGTCATCAAAGATCGTAAAGTAGACGATGATAAAGCTCAAGGATTTAACCTGGGTGTGTCTGAATCACTTGAATTGATCCGTGAGGAAATCCGTTCAAGACATGGTATTGAGCTTGACAGCCGCCGTGATGTGGTCGAAATCATCACGAAGAAAAATGACCGCAATCATATTATGGTAAAAGGTAGTCGTACAAGCGTCCATGACATCGTAGACCGTATTATGCTTGAACTGGCTAAAAAGCAATACCGTCACTTGCGTAATATGTGGCAAAAGAACTCCCAAACGGAAATCTGTTACTTCATCGGTGGCGGCTCAAGCGTTCTTAAAGAGTACATCAAGACGCTCAACAATAACCTTGATGGATACAACATCGACTTCTTTGAAGATGAGAAGGAAAGTATCTGGATGATGGCCAACGCTTACTACAAGCTGATTGGCGACTTCACAAGAAAAACGCAAAAGCAACAAGCCCCGAAAGAAGAACAAAAATTAGCGAAAACCAAATAGGGTGATGGTATGACTGAAAAAGGGATGTCGAGGGGACAGCCGATCACATTTCGGCTTCCCTCAGATACACCTGACCACGTTTTAAAACATTTACAAAAGCTCAAAGAAAAAGAAAAACGGAATTTCTCCAGTAAGATTGCAGAGCTTGTCCTGAACGGGGTAAATGATTCGATTGCAAAGAGGCGGGAAGCGATTACGATCCCTCTTCCGAAGGGACTGGACAAATCCCAGCGTGATTGGTTGAAGCATGAACACTCAGAAGCGCTGCTCGGCAGTATCGTGTACCAGCTGCTTTCAAACCCGGTTCGAACAGCCTCCCTTCTCGCTTCTTTAAGCAGTAATTCATTGGATATCGATGAAGCACTGTATCTTCAGGAAGAATCGGCAGCAAGTCACGATACGGGACGGGAATGGTCCCTTGATCAAGTGATGGATGATTCACCTGAAGAAGCAGTGGACGAGCGTTCGTACTCAACAGATGAGGAACTGGACAACTTCGACTGGGACAGTGCCATGAAGCCCCAGGAAACGGTTAATGAAGATCTTAAAGAAGAATCGATGGACGACCTCTTAGGAGATTTTCTCGCCCAAATGAATAAATGAAGGAAGAACCTGAAGACAGGCAAGAGCCTGAGGTTTCAGGTTCTTTTTTTTTGCCTCAACGGACTGCAGGAAAGAGCAGTCCTGTGATAACCCATCCAAAGCATATCTCCCCTCTAAATACAACCACCTATTATAGTTGGTAACTGTAATCAATTTGTCTTATTTGAATTATATTTTCTACTCGAAACCCGACAAGGTATGTTTCTCTAAGGGAGAAATGTTACAAGGTGTCATATGAAGAATTAAACATGTATAAAAAATGGCAGTTTATTTCAAATGATTCCCATGACCTAGTTTACGGTAGGCATAGATCGAGGTAAACACCGATTAAACAGAATAAAACTTGGCACGTCAGTCGTTGGCTACACCACTAAAGAGGAGAGATTGGATGAGTATTCAAAAAAGTAATGATAGCTCAAGTCTCGCAGAAGTAATTGATAGAATCCTGGATAAAGGAATCGTCATTGATGCATTCGCCAGGGTTTCCTTAGTAGGAATCGAGATTCTGACGGTTGAGGCGCGGGTCGTAATTGCAAGTGTGGATACGTGGTTACGATATGCAGAAGCAGTTGGACTATTAAGAGACGAGGTCCAGGAAGAGGGTCTCACCAAGCAGGAGAATGAAAGAGGGACCGCATTCAGCATATAAACAAGTAAATAAAATATAGTTTTACTATTTAATAGAAAAGAGGATGAATATGTCAGAAGTGAAAAGCAGTCAACAAGCAGAAGAAACGAAAAATACGGAAGAAAATGAAGAGCAATCAGCTGAAAACAGACAATCCATGAATTATGCGATTATCGGTGGGGTAGTCGGAGCTGGTATCGGATTACTTTCGAATCCAGGTACAGGTAAGAAAATGGTAGACAGTTTAGGGAAGTCAGAAGTGATGAAAGCCGCAAGTAAAGAACTTCGAAGATCAGCACAGGAATTTTTGACAGAACAGGCCATCATCACCCTTAGACAATCCGCTACCGGATATATGAGCAGGCTCGAAGGCGGCTTGTTGTCACCTAAGAAGAAAAAAGATGAAGCGTCGGATGCCAAGGTTGAAAGTAGTGAAAAATCTTCTGGCCAATCAGAAGAATTAGAAGAAATCAAGGAAGAAAACAAGAATTTGAATGAACGTCTGGAACGAATTGAAGAGATGCTTAACAGCCTGGTGGAATCCAAGAAATAACCGCATCCCTGAAGGGGGCATTACATGAGTAAGCCTGTAAAAAAAGCCATTGGTAAGATGGCTAAAAAAGCATACGACCATGCTCCAGAGCCTGTGAAAGAGAAAGTGAAAGATACGCTTAAAGAGAAAGCGAAAGAAACATTTGTGAACGGTGTAGAAAATGGCATTCAATCAAAGGCCAACGAAGCATCAGAGAAATTAGAGAAGGCTAAAGAGAAAAATGCCGATAATGTTCATACCAAAGCAGAAGAAGCAAAAGAAAAAGTCCAGGATGTCCTGCTTTCCGTACGGGAAAAGTTAGGAAATGCAAAAGAAGCAGGAGAAGAGTTCCAAAAGAAAGTTTCTTCATCGAATGATAAACAAACAAAAATCAAAGGCGTGGGAAATATCAAGGGAGCAAGTGACCTCAAGAGTTCCTTTAACATTAAGAGCTCCACCGAAATAAAAAGTTCAGAAAATATTAAATCATCAAAAGACATAAAGACAATCTGTTCCTAAACAACGGAAGGAGAATAACAATTGGCTATTCAAAAGAGTAATAACAGTTCAAGTTTAGCAGAAGTCATCGACCGTATTCTTGACAAAGGGATCGTCATTGACGCATTTGCAAGAGTATCTGTCGTTGGAATTGAAATTTTGACCGTTGAAGCAAGGGTCGTCATCGCCAGCGTCGATACATGGTTGCGTTATGCAGAGGCAGTCGGTCTCTTACGGGATGACGTCGAAGAAAACGGACTCGCTACACAGCAAAACGAAAGAAGCTCCCAGTTCAGCATCTAAATGGAGTGCCAGTAAAAGAAAAAATGTATGAAGGGGGCCATTATTGGCACCCTCCCCTTCATCCAAAGTAGGAGGCAGCTATGGTAATCAAAGAAATCATGAATAGTGTAACGGATTTCTTCAATGAACATGTAGCTCCGGTCCATAAGATCACGTCAGTGGAATTGACAGAAGACGAAGGCTGGAAACTGCAAGTGGAAGTAATTGAAGAGAAGGAATACATGAAGAAATATGCGAAAGACGAAATGCTTGGAACATATGATGTTCTCCTTAATAAAGAAAAGGAAGTCACGTCTTTTAAGCGACGGGATATCCGTTACAGAAGTGCTATTGGACAGGAAATGTAGTGTCCTGAGCGAGTAGGAGGGAATTGTACGTGACGGTCTTAACAAAACGGATCAAAAAGGATAGCAGGGCATTAATACAAGACGATGAAACGAAAGAATTGCTTTCGCGCTCATTGCAATACCTCAAAGCTGGATATCCTGTGCATTTCACGGGTCCTTCCGGTGCCGGAAAAACATCTCTTGCCCTCGCGTTGGCGAAAAAGAGAAAAAGACCGGTGATGCTCATGCACGGTAATCACGAACTGAATAATAAAGACTTAATCGGTGATTTTACGGGTTATACAAGTAAAAAGGTCGTTGATCAATACGTACGATCCGTTTATAAAAAGGACGAAAGTGTCACAGAGACATGGAGAGACGGACGTTTACTGGAAGCCGTCAAGAATGGTTATACCCTTGTATACGATGAATTTACGCGATCACAGCCGACGACGAATAATATCTTCCTATCCATTTTGGAAGAAGGAATCATTCCTTTATACGGTTCGAAGTTGACAGAGCCTTTTATTAGAGTACATCCGGAATTTGCCATCATATTTACTAGTAATCCTGCAGAGTATGCAGGGGTTTATCAAACACAGGATGCTCTGTTGGATCGGTTAATCACAATAAACGTAGATTACAAGGGACCAGAACAAGAGGCGAAGATCGTATCAGAAAAAGCTAACCTGGTGATGAGTGAAGCAAGAGCGATCACTACACTCATCTCAACATTACGCGATCAATGTACAAACGACATGAACGGACCGAGCTTGCGTGCTTCCTTAATGATTGCACGACTTGCCATTGAATCAGACATTCCCATAGACGGTAAGGATACAGATTTTCAACGTCTATGTATTGATATAGCAGCACATAGTATAAGTCGATGTATCGACGAAGAAAACCCACAAGAAAAAGCAGAGCAATTCATTATAGATGCATGTAAACGAATGAAGGTATCTGAGGAATAAAGGAGAGTTTTATGATGAGTCAGGAAGAAATGGGAATTTATATTTTTTGTGCTATACAAACCAATGAAGACGATCAATTTTGCTCGATTGAAATAGAAGGCGAAGAACGCGAGACGTTCACGATCAGATATAAGGACGCAGCGATGGTGGCGGCAGAAGTACCCATGAAAATTTATCATCCGAAGAAGCAGAATTTACTGATGCACCAAGGAGCTGTAGCCAGGGTGATGGAACAAAAGGATACAGTCATCCCGATCAGCTTTGGGAATGTCTTTAAGTCGACAGACGATGTTGAGGCCCTGCTTGAAAACCTTTATCCGCAGTTCGAAACCCTTTTCCCGGCTATTAAAGGGAAAATCGAGCTGGGCTTGAAGGTTATCGGTAAAAAGGAATGGCTTGAAGCCATGGTAAAAGATAACCCTCAAGTAGAAAAAATGGCCACAGCCGTTAAAGGGAAATCTGAATCCGCAGCGTATTATGATCGGATTCAGCTTGGCGGAATGGCTCAGAAGTTATTTGCCTCCCTGCAAAGTGAGATTAAGGAAGAAGTGTTTGCACCTCTTGAGGAACAGGCAGTATCGGCAAAAGCTAACGATCCATCAAGTGAGAAAATGCTTCTTAACGCTTCTTTCTTAATTGACCGGGATCAGGAAGAGTCATTCGATCAAAAGATAAATGAAGCACACGAAAAATGGAAGGATAAGGTCGAATTTAATTACAGCGGCCCTTGGCCAGCATACAACTTTGTCAACATACGCTTGAAGGTTGAGGAAGGCTGATGATTCATAAATTGGTGAGTGCACCAATTAATATGGTCATAAAAGTCGCTGAAAAAATCAAAGAAGAAGCAGACAAAGAATTGTACGACCTTCCTACCATCCAGCAAAAATTGATTCAGCTTCAAATGATGTATGAATTAGGAGAAATTCCTGAGGAAGCATTCCAGGAAAAAGAAGATGAGCTCTTAACAAGGTATGAAATCGCGAAACAGATGGAAATGGAACAATGGGAAGAATTAACGAAAAAGAAACAAGGGTGATCAGATGAGCGATTTACTTTATTTATACGGCTTGATTCCGACAAAAGAAGCAAATAAAGAAAACCTGCCTTCCATGAAAGGCTTCGATGGAGAAAGTGAGCTGTACACGATAGAAATCGGTGACGTGACAGCCATTGTTTGTGATTTGCCATCAAATGAATACTCTGAAGAGACAATCAAAGACAAAGTTGATAACGACATGGACTGGCTTCAGGAAAAGGCGTTCCATCATCACGAAACGGTATTGATGGTTTCAAAGTTATATACCATCGTCCCTTTGAAGTTCTGTACATTATACAAAAACGAAGATAGCCTCAAGTCCACGATAGAAGGCAATCGAAACAAGCTGGAAACGACATTTGAACAGCTTGATGGCAACGAAGAGTGGAACGTCAAGATCTACTGTGACGATAAGCTGCTGAAAGATCAAGTAAGTAAAAGCAATCCATCCATCGAAGCCAAAAGGAAAGAAATCAGCGAATTACCAAAGGGGAGGCAGTTCTTTGAAAAGAAAAAAATCGATCAGCTGATTGATCGGGAACTTGAAAACGAAAAGAACCGCCTTTGCGAAGAGGTTCATGAAAAGCTGAAAGAACACTCCCTGCATGGGAATATCAAAAAAAATTGGAGTAAGGATGTAACGGGCCGACAGGAACATATGGCTTGGAATAGTGTATTTCTCCTTCCTGCATCCAAAGTAGATGAATTTGTTGAAGAAATAAAGCAATACGAAGAAGAACTGGGACACGCAGGTTGGAAAATTGAAGCTTCCGGCCCTTGGCCACCTTATCATTTTTCTAGTTTTTCTTAATCATAAAATAAGGAATGAGAAATATGACAGTCAGAGAATCAATCGAGAACAAAGATATAGCCCTAATTGATATTTTAGATGTCATTCTCGATAAAGGTGTGGCGATCAAGGGAGATTTGATCATATCCATTGCCGGGGTCGACCTTGTGTATCTGGATTTGCGAGTGCTGATTTCCTCAGTAGAAACATTGGTTCAGCATAAACAGGGAACGCGTAAAACGGTAACGTCCGATCAATTCGATCAAGAAAGGGAGGGATTGATTCATGCAACAGGCCAGCGGGACAAATGGGCGAATTAATTTCGACCCGGAAAAAGCAGAACAAGGACTGGCACAGCTTGTATTGACCGTTGTAGAACTATTAAGGCAAATCGTCGAAAGGCATGCCATGCGGCGTGTAGAAGGCGGTACTTTAACAGATGAACAGGTAGAGAATCTGGGCATAGCCCTAATGAACTTAGAAGAAAAAATGGAAGAATTGAAAGAGGTATTTGGTCTTGATGCAGAAGACTTGAATATAGATCTTGGTCCTTTAGGGAGCTTAATGTAATGCCATTTAGGGAGGTTACATGATGGGTATGGAGCATCCGGTACAATCCAACACAATCGTGGATGTATTAGAAAAGATTTTAGATAAAGGAGTTGTTGTTGCAGGAGATATTACGGTGGGAATCGCCGATGTCGAGCTGCTTACGATAAAGATCCGCTTAATCGTTGCTTCTGTAGATAAAGCAAAAGAAATAGGCATGGACTGGTGGGAAAATGATCCCTATTTAAGTTCCAAAGCCGCAGATAACAACACGAGAGCACTGGAAGAGGAAAATAAGAAATTACAGGAACGACTGGAATCACTTGAAAAGAAACTGGATACAAACCGTCTTAATACGGCGGAAACAACAAACTAATTGGAGGTTTTACCGATGGCAGAAAAAAATAATACGCAAAACACAACAATTGAGAATCAAGGACAGGAAAAGAATTCAACAGAAAAGAATTCAACAAATGAGAACAAAACAAGAAGAAGCGGCCCAATCAAGAGAACTGTAGCCGGGAGTCTATTGGGAGCAACGGTAGGATATCTGGCAACACCTGAAAACGGAAAAAAACTGCTGGACCGTATTGATCAGGAGAAAATCAAAAGCAAAAGCCTGGACTTCGGGAAAGCGGCAAAGGAAAGATCCAGAAAAGCCGCTGTCTCGTTAAAATCGTCAACAGCCAACCTGTTTAAGCGTGATAAAGAGGAAGAAGCTTCAGAAGACTCGGAAACGGCCGTAAATTCGACAGAAACGAACAGCCAGGAAGAAGAGTCGAACCAAGACTATGAAGCTCTTAAACAGGAAAATGAAGAGCTTCAGGACCGCCTGCAGCAATTAGAGGAGAAAATGAATCAAATTGCCGCAGCGCGTGAAGATGAAAGCGATGAAGAAGAAGACGACGAGGAAGAAGAACAAGAAGAAACATCTTCAAGCAAGAAATCTTCTAAAAAGTCTAAAGAAGAAGCGTCTGATGAAGAAGATGAAGAAGACGAAGAAACTGATGAAGATGAAAACACAGAAGATGAAGATGATAGTGATGATGAAGAAGAAGCTTCAAGCAAGAAGAAATCAAACGGAAAATCCGGTTCAAAGGGAAAGAAACGTTCTACTCGCAAGTCTTCAGCTAAAAGTAAAAAATCTGCAAAAAAAGATGATGATAAAGAAGAAGATCAAGATGAAGATACAACACTCTCTACCGAAGATGATACTGTAGCTTAACGATAAAGGAGATGTGAAAATGAGTGTAGAATCAGGTACAGGGAAGGATAGCATCTTAGAATTTTTTGTACAGGCATCAAACAAGCATGATTTTTCATTAGACATCACGTTAAACGTCAAGGGAGCTGTCGTAACAGGCACCCTCGTCTCCGCAAAGGAATACTTCGATTCATTGAGTGAAACCTTTGAGGATGGCAGTGATATAGCTCAAAAGCTGAGTGAGGAGCTTGCCAAAGCCGGGGAATCTGTACAAGAAAACCAAAGTCCTGAAGCCCACTTTATTCACCTGAAGAACGCAAAGGTGTATTGTGGCGACAGCAAACCGACCCCTTCAAAAGGGAAAATCATGTGGCGTGGGAAACTAAATGAAATCGATGGGTTCTTCCTAGGAAAGATATCAGAATCGAAAAGTAGTAAATAGTACAAAAAAGCAGCCAGGTAAAGTACCAGGCTGCTTTTTTGTCTGTTTAACCCTCGACAAGGAATTATTTCCCGGGGAGGAAGTGACTTTTTTCGACAAGTATCTTCTCCAGTGGTGGCCGGAACAGTTTCTGGGTCCTTACAAACTTTTTGTAACGTGAAGAATCCGTGCGAGGTTCCTCGTTTCGTGGTAAAGAAGTTCTTCAGCCCGACGGATGCTCTCGTGAAGATCCATGGGTCCAATTGCGATGGAATGACAGCTTGTAAAGTCTTTGTATAGATGTTGATACCCTTTTCCTAATGCCCCTGCAATAAGAGATATGGGAGTGTGATGTTGATTGGCAATCGTCGCAATATATGAGGGGAGTTTACCAAACAGTGTTTGACTATCGCTCTGTCCTTCACCAGTGAGAATCCAATCAGCCACCTGAATGGCAGAGGTAAGGTTGGAAGCTTCAGCAACCAGCTTTGCACCAGATTCGGTGATACCATCCAAATGCAGAAAGGCAAACCCCAGTCCTCCTGCTGCTCCGGCCCCTTTTGCATCCCGAAAATTGATTCCTTTTTCATTTTGGAGCAACTTACTAAAGTGAAAGAGCTGCTGATCAAGAATTTTCACCTGTTCTTCTGTGGCGCCTTTTTGGGGACCGAATACAGTAGAGGCGCCTGTTTTCCCGCACAGAGGGTTTTCGACGTCTGACGCAATATGAAAGGAGCACTCTCTCACTGCGGGGTGAAGGGTACTCCAATCGACTTTGGAAATGGATCCAAGATCCTTTCCGAAGGACCCGACGGCAATGCCCTTTTCATCTAAGAAGGTAATCCCGAGTGCTTGGAGCATTCCGAATCCCCCATCATTAGTGGAGCTCCCTCCAAGGGCAATAATGAAGTCTCGAAGGCCGCTTTCAACAGCTGATATGATGACTTCCCCTATGCCCTTTGTCGTCGTGAAGAAGGGATTTCGTTTTCCGGGCGGAACCATTGTTAAACCTGCAATAGAGGCAATTTCAATAACAGCCGTCTTTTGATCCCCTAACACACCGTACTCAGTAGGGATTTTCACACCTAATGGTCCGGTTGCGGTTGTTTTTATTTTCTTTCCTCCCGTAGCGTAAATCAAGGTTTCAAGCGTTCCTTCACCACCATCGGCCATGGGGATGACGTTCGTATGAAAGCTTGAAGACTCATCCAGGAACGCTTTTTCCATAATGATTCCAACCTCGAGGGAGCTTAAACTGCCTTTAAAAGAATCGGGTGCAATCAGAATATTCATAGAGGCTCCTTTACTTCAATTTATTTTGTAATGTTTTATCTAAATAATGGTATTTCCTTCATTCTAGCATATGTTTTCTTTCCCCATATTCGGGTAAAGAATACTATACAAAGGAGGTTACCTTCATGAAACGTTTAATTGGAAGACTGATCAAATGGGGACCTATCATTTACCCGATTTATAAGAAGTATCGGAATAAAAGAAGACATAAGAAATCGATGACGTATTAAGAGGGCAGCCTGCAGGGGCTGTTTTTTTATGTCATTTTGCACAAATAAAAAACCCCTGGGATTCCAGGGGGTTCAGTATTCTTAATGAGACGTTCTTCTCATTCCTCTTAGAAGTAAGCTTAATAGGAATACGAAGATGATCGCTCCAAGTAATGCAGGGATGATAGCGATTCCTGCAAGTGACGGTCCGAAGCTTCCAAGAAGTTCTCCACCGATCCAAGCACCGATGATACCTGCTATGATGTTTCCGATGATTCCACCAGGAACGTTTTTACCTAAAATGAGACCAGCTAACCAACCGATGATTCCACCAACAATTAAATACAAAATAATACCCATTTTTTCTTACCTCCATGTAATGTTTTTGTGTTGTTATAAGGTAATTTCCCCTTTTTTTAAATGTCAAAACCTAATATGTTGTCACTTGAAAAATTTTCTGCAGGATATACATGACATATTTTACAGCAGGTAACTTATCCTGATATTTTTCATAATCAACGGTGTATGTCCCGTTTTTGTTATTCCATATCCGGTCGAAATAGTCGTCGACTTCGGTCATGGTTTTGCTATCTGATGGAGCCGTCAGTTTCAGGTTTTCTTCCAGGTTATAATCATCCAGGTTTCGGGATGTATAATTGCCCGATCCCCCGATCACGGTACTTTGCTTTTTCCCTTTTACATAAATGAATTTCGTGTGATACTGCTCTTTATTCGTGTTATACCATCTGATGGTGATATGTTCGTTCTCAAGCTTATGAAGCTCTGCTGCAATCGGCAGGTTTGGAAGTCCGATTTTTTCCTGTCCAAAGGCGTTCTGGTTCGGATCCAGGACTAACCGGATGTCCACTTCACGTTCTGCCGCGTCTTCAATTGCGTCGATGATGTCCCGGTCCGCGAGGTAGAACATTCCGATCCAGGCTTCATCGCCTTTTTTGGCATCGTCCAGTGCCTTTACCACGCCTTTTTGTATTTCCCTTTCCGTCAGGATCTGGGCGTTGACAGATGTTTCCCCGGGAGGTAAGGCTTTGACCGAATCATTTACCTTCTCTTCTGTAGGGAAAGCATCAAGATTCCCACCTGAAAAATCCGCTACGGCTTTTTCAGCTTTGACCATATCTTTGATGATGTCCCCTTTTACCTTAAAAGCGATATTGGAGTGAAAGCCGCTGGCATCATGGGGATTGGCGGACAGGATGAGCCCGGAGTCCTCCGTGATGACGACTTTTCGATGGTTGGCCTTCACGTTCAATAATTTCAAATAGGATCTCATCGTGACCTTCGGGGCTGAGGGGGCCATCGGGTTAGGCAGCCAGCCGTAGCCATCCTGCCCGAACCATCCTAAAGCGGTTCTCCATACACCGGAATAGATGAGGTTTGGATCCCTGAGGCGGTTCAAATCGGTAAAGACCACTTCAGCTCCAAGCTTTTCCAACGGTTCGATTTGTTTCGCCTGATGTGATCCGTAAGTGGTATTGACGACGTCACTGATAAAGACCACTTTCAGGTCGGGCTTCTTTTTCATCTGGTCTTCAATCTTTCTGGATAATGTTTCACTGATCTTGGGATAATCACGGTCACCCTTTGTATAGCCGTTAACTAAGAATAAGTCCAAAATCAAAAAATCATCTGCTTCTTCAATGGTTTGATATACCTCATCAAAGATCGATTGATCATATTGTTCTTTCCCATCCTTCTGATAGGTGAGGTCGTATAAGAATTCTACGTCACTCTCCGGTATGGCGTAGGTGTCGCTGGCGTAGGAGATTCCTTTCGGCAAAGGCTTTACGCGGTTGTATATCATGACCGCCGTCAGGATTAAAATGATGGCTCCGCCGATCCACCATCCTTTCTTCTTATACCACTTCTTCTTGGTCTTCAAATGAATTCCCCTGTTCTATTGTTTTTTTTTACTATACCCTTAATGGCATGAGGGGAATCCACATAGATGGAGATCTGGTGGAAAAGTCCAAAAAAAATCCAGGCAGAAAAATCTGCCTGGACTCCTTACCTAGGATGGATGAACATGTCTGCGATATAAAAGCAAGAGTAAGAGAGACACCGTCATGAGTCCGATCAGAACCAGGAACGTGTTCTGAAAGGAGCTTACCGGGAAGTCTGCTCCACCCATTTCCACGATGATTCCGCCAAGGACAGAACCGGATGCGCTCCCGACATAATGGATCAGCTGCTTCATCCCGATTCCCGAAGCAGTCAATTCCTTGCTCATGACACGGGATACCTCGTTTGTCGAGCTTGAAGAAAGACTGGAGAATCCGAAACTTGTAAACATATAGGCTAACATGATCATGTACTCACTGTGCGGTGATAAGAGATAAAAAAGGACAGTCGAAACGA
The DNA window shown above is from Rossellomorea vietnamensis and carries:
- a CDS encoding ParM/StbA family protein; the encoded protein is MTNSRIAAIDVGNDSLKGIFGKMDAEVNIPNVIARDVEDRPIIGIEELDTQDPLDGIHIRVHSPALKDNNAIYRVGNLATKSNNSTELDPGSSKSEEDQTLVMLFASIALDAARNGSDFKKNNNVIEANYTLGTGLPLREVKEGKDVGYRSRLVGSVHQVEFLVTPRYQGIKVNIKFDEVKVYPEGFAAFINLVMDNNSNIINKDLIDKRILIQDIGGLSTDIAVIKDRKVDDDKAQGFNLGVSESLELIREEIRSRHGIELDSRRDVVEIITKKNDRNHIMVKGSRTSVHDIVDRIMLELAKKQYRHLRNMWQKNSQTEICYFIGGGSSVLKEYIKTLNNNLDGYNIDFFEDEKESIWMMANAYYKLIGDFTRKTQKQQAPKEEQKLAKTK
- a CDS encoding ribosomal L1 domain-containing protein; the protein is MTEKGMSRGQPITFRLPSDTPDHVLKHLQKLKEKEKRNFSSKIAELVLNGVNDSIAKRREAITIPLPKGLDKSQRDWLKHEHSEALLGSIVYQLLSNPVRTASLLASLSSNSLDIDEALYLQEESAASHDTGREWSLDQVMDDSPEEAVDERSYSTDEELDNFDWDSAMKPQETVNEDLKEESMDDLLGDFLAQMNK
- the gvpA gene encoding gas vesicle structural protein GvpA, whose product is MSIQKSNDSSSLAEVIDRILDKGIVIDAFARVSLVGIEILTVEARVVIASVDTWLRYAEAVGLLRDEVQEEGLTKQENERGTAFSI
- the gvpT gene encoding GvpT/GvpP family gas vesicle accessory protein, producing the protein MSEVKSSQQAEETKNTEENEEQSAENRQSMNYAIIGGVVGAGIGLLSNPGTGKKMVDSLGKSEVMKAASKELRRSAQEFLTEQAIITLRQSATGYMSRLEGGLLSPKKKKDEASDAKVESSEKSSGQSEELEEIKEENKNLNERLERIEEMLNSLVESKK
- the gvpQ gene encoding gas vesicle protein GvpQ, producing MSKPVKKAIGKMAKKAYDHAPEPVKEKVKDTLKEKAKETFVNGVENGIQSKANEASEKLEKAKEKNADNVHTKAEEAKEKVQDVLLSVREKLGNAKEAGEEFQKKVSSSNDKQTKIKGVGNIKGASDLKSSFNIKSSTEIKSSENIKSSKDIKTICS
- the gvpJ gene encoding gas vesicle protein GvpJ — encoded protein: MAIQKSNNSSSLAEVIDRILDKGIVIDAFARVSVVGIEILTVEARVVIASVDTWLRYAEAVGLLRDDVEENGLATQQNERSSQFSI
- the gvpO gene encoding gas vesicle protein GvpO, with the protein product MVIKEIMNSVTDFFNEHVAPVHKITSVELTEDEGWKLQVEVIEEKEYMKKYAKDEMLGTYDVLLNKEKEVTSFKRRDIRYRSAIGQEM
- the gvpN gene encoding gas vesicle protein GvpN, with amino-acid sequence MTVLTKRIKKDSRALIQDDETKELLSRSLQYLKAGYPVHFTGPSGAGKTSLALALAKKRKRPVMLMHGNHELNNKDLIGDFTGYTSKKVVDQYVRSVYKKDESVTETWRDGRLLEAVKNGYTLVYDEFTRSQPTTNNIFLSILEEGIIPLYGSKLTEPFIRVHPEFAIIFTSNPAEYAGVYQTQDALLDRLITINVDYKGPEQEAKIVSEKANLVMSEARAITTLISTLRDQCTNDMNGPSLRASLMIARLAIESDIPIDGKDTDFQRLCIDIAAHSISRCIDEENPQEKAEQFIIDACKRMKVSEE
- a CDS encoding GvpL/GvpF family gas vesicle protein — protein: MMSQEEMGIYIFCAIQTNEDDQFCSIEIEGEERETFTIRYKDAAMVAAEVPMKIYHPKKQNLLMHQGAVARVMEQKDTVIPISFGNVFKSTDDVEALLENLYPQFETLFPAIKGKIELGLKVIGKKEWLEAMVKDNPQVEKMATAVKGKSESAAYYDRIQLGGMAQKLFASLQSEIKEEVFAPLEEQAVSAKANDPSSEKMLLNASFLIDRDQEESFDQKINEAHEKWKDKVEFNYSGPWPAYNFVNIRLKVEEG
- a CDS encoding gas vesicle protein GvpG, yielding MIHKLVSAPINMVIKVAEKIKEEADKELYDLPTIQQKLIQLQMMYELGEIPEEAFQEKEDELLTRYEIAKQMEMEQWEELTKKKQG
- a CDS encoding GvpL/GvpF family gas vesicle protein, coding for MSDLLYLYGLIPTKEANKENLPSMKGFDGESELYTIEIGDVTAIVCDLPSNEYSEETIKDKVDNDMDWLQEKAFHHHETVLMVSKLYTIVPLKFCTLYKNEDSLKSTIEGNRNKLETTFEQLDGNEEWNVKIYCDDKLLKDQVSKSNPSIEAKRKEISELPKGRQFFEKKKIDQLIDRELENEKNRLCEEVHEKLKEHSLHGNIKKNWSKDVTGRQEHMAWNSVFLLPASKVDEFVEEIKQYEEELGHAGWKIEASGPWPPYHFSSFS